In Synchiropus splendidus isolate RoL2022-P1 chromosome 7, RoL_Sspl_1.0, whole genome shotgun sequence, the genomic window aattggagaaaaaaaactgtacacCATGGAtacaattcatttaaaaaatgctgtcTAAATAtatcatgtttttcttttcaagaacttctaaattgcagctgtcaagtcaatgacacactactgccaccatatgtagCAAATGTATTAAGACTGAGAGtctcacagcccagaggtgtaaaacaaaaaccttttagCGCCCTCTAGGAGGTGGGTCTCAGCCCTGGGGTTTAGAATCACTGGGCTCGACCATGTGCCAAAAGGAGGGACGTTGTCAGCAAGATTACATTGTTTCACAAAGGATTTTACTACATTTGCTGAAAAGCTTTGAACCGTTTCGTCAGTCTAGCATGATTTGTGTGTCAAGTAATTCAGATGTCAAATGACAAAAGACAAAGACTCTGCTGCATCCTCATCCTCAACTCCAAGTCCACTGAGTATTGCATTCTGTTGTGCGGTGCCACATTCATGCTGAGTCATGGTTGGTGTAGATGGCATTGCTTGAATGCCAGTAGATGGCATTCAAGCAATGCCATCTACTGGCATTACGAAGGACTGTTTCACTTCACCAGAACTTGTTGGTGAAGTGTTGAAACAGAAGGCGAGTAAATGTCAGGCTCAGTTTTTGCTGCTCTATTGAGAGACAAAAGAGTCAAACCTGTTTGGTCCACTCCACTCTGTCAGGCTCCTCGGTTTATGAGTTTGAGGTGATTCTTGAATCTGTCATGATCTTGTGTCACATGGTAACAACACGCTCCTGGCACTGGTGTCCCAGCATGACAGACCAGTTGACGTCATTGTAGTAATGTTTGGTGACATCATTAGCATTTGAGCTAGTAGCTACTGCTAGCTGGCCAGCTGTCAGTGTCCAAGGATGACTCCTACAGGAAGGCTGGATATGGAGGCCATTttatttgggttttattttggtactgcacttcctgttttgatCTGCTAACAGCACACACCTGCGGTCTGGACTCAAGCTGCTCCACTGCTGTGCAGCAGAACATTCACACGTCCAGTGGAGAAGACACATGCAACACTTCACTAgtcagtttttcttttccagtttttttccattttctgtcaTTATATTCACCAATTGTGTTTCTATTCCAGCCTCACATGAGTGTAAATGAAGTCCGATACAAAGGTCTTTCAAGCAATGCCATCTACTGGCATTACGAAGGACTGTTtcttttgagtgtgtgtgtatgtatatatatatatatatatatatatatatatatatatatatatatatatatatgtaccatGCGCCTCAGCATCCGCTCAGTTTACAAGGCCGACCACTCGGTGGCTTGAGTTGCTGTTGTCACCAAACTCTTCCATTGTCTCATAATCAAGCTGACAGTTGacttgactgtggaatatttaggagcgAGGAAATTTCACgactgcatttgttgcacaggtggcgTCCTATGACAGTTCCATGCTGGAATTCACTAAGCTCCTGAGCGCGGCCCACtctttcaaatgtttgtcaaaacagtctgcaggccttGGTTTcatacacctgtggccaggccaaATGATTAGGTCACTGATGATTCAgtgattctgatcatttggatcGATGAGcaaattattaatatattaatgtaaacattttattattattaattatctATTATATACATATGAATGCGACTTGAACAAAACAGAGCCCCACTAAATGCTGAAGGTTTTATTCATGTCAGTTGAATCTCAAGATTCTAATCTGCAATTGTATCATGGATCCAGTCGAGTGCCTCCTTGGAGACGTGAGCATACACCCCGGGGGAGTCTGCAAATCCACAGTCCCTGCCATGAGAGGTGACTCCCACCTGAACGCCACCGCACACCAGAGGGCCCCCAGAGTCGCCCTGCAGGCGAGGAACACAGCGgcatgaggatgaggatgaggatgaggatgaggatgaggatgaggatgaggatgaggatgaggatgaggatgaggatgtggatgaggatgaggatgaggatgaggatgaggatgaggatgtggatgaggatgaggatgagtcGACTCACCGCACACGTGTCGCTGTTGTCGTCCCCAGCAGACCCTGCACAGATCATGTCCCTGCTGATGAAGGGATGTCCGTCGTAGTAGTCAGCAGAGTTGCATGTCTTCCGGCCGATCACCTTCACCTGGGTTGACAGCAGCGCGTCGGGTTCCTTATAATTTTCATTGTCGCCCCACCCGGCCACCAGACATATGACCCCATCCTCAGGGTACTCTCCGTCCCCCAGAGCCAGAGGCTTCACCGTCTCCGTCACCTGAGCGGGCTGGTCCAGCTGAAGGGCCACAGAGAGGACTTCAGCTACACATCACAGACTGCTCAGAAATGAACgtaagaagaggaagaaacagcGCAGAAAATAACTGTAGCATCAACCTGAACTGATGCCACAGTCAGGAATAACTGGTCCTCAGAGGACTGGCTCATTATAAAGTTATGGAACATTATACAAATGAAGAGCAAAAGTTCAACAAGATGGAATGAAACATTCATAGGTTCTGAAATGggacaaaaacatgacaactATCAGACAAgcacaagatttattttcatgattttaatATGAACTTAagtcaaacaaaatgaattcactgaaacacacaagctGCCTTACTTCCTTAATGGGGCTGCGAGGCGCCCGTCCCAGCTAGTGAGGGTGAGAGGTCGTGCACAACGGACTTTacgttcactcattcattctgaaatatttcacttgTGTTGCACCACTCACCTCCAGCAGCATGAGGTCGTAGCTGAACCGTTTATCGTCGTACAAGGGGTGGATCACCTGACGGGACACACCTCGGTACTGTCTGGAACCCTGCTCCCCCCAGAGCTGGCTGGAGTGAGCGCCCAGGATCACCTTCATATCTCTGCCAGAGGAGGGACAGATGCAGTCAGTAGCTCGATCCTGAAGCTCTAGGGTCGAGTCTCTTTcagagattgtttttttttcttttcatcatccaTTCCCTACCCTGCACAGTGGGCGGCGCTCAGAACCCACTTCGGATGGATGAGAGTCCCTCCACAGTATGTGTCCCCGATCATCAACCTCACCATGTAGGGGAGGGAGTGAGGCTTCACCTCCGTCCCATCAATGATGTGAGCACCATCACCTGAAACCATGCCTCAGCATGAATGTGGCGCTGCACGACAGCATGCAATACTCACTGGACTTGgagttgaggatgaagacgcaGCAGAGAAAGGCACCAGCCAGGGAGAACATGGTCCTCTGGGGGTGTCTGCGCTCGGCACTGACGGCTGCCAGCCTCAGTCACTCTTTTATGTGCGTGAAGGATGTGGTTTGACAAACGTGATCTTAAGTGAGAGAAAGGATGGGAGGTGCTGCTCGAAATGATCCCAAACTTGCTTCAGACTCAGGGCACTTCACAGTTGGTTGTTCCAGTGACATGTGCCCGAACATCCTCGTCTGTAGTGTCTAGGACAAGACACATGGAATATACTAAAGCACCAGGAGTATATTACAGTTACATGCAATAAttacagaatttaaaaaaacaatacttGGAATTACAATTTCAGTTACAttagaaaacatttaaaacattgttttcactgtttcacACGTCTTCCTTATACAGAGATTCTACACGGACTTTTCTCTGAACAGCCGATAGTCTGATCCAACTCTGGACCTTCCTCACCAATGCTTGAACTGGCCTCATTCTATGGCTAAATGTTTTTGGAAAAATTTCTGATATGTCACGGAAAAAGCAAAGCAGAAAACTGAGTAGTAAAAATGGATGAACTGATGAGCAGCGTGGTGGTCTTTCCCAGTCGaagggtatatatatatatatatatatatatatatatatatatatatatatatatatatatatatatatatatatatatatatatatgtatatatatttcaccAATATCCTGGGGTTGTTTTAATCGTCACCATTTCTCATTTCTGTGTCATGTTTCAAGAGAGTACAACAAAGGTTTGACTCTTCAACTCATCATTCTTGGTTCAATGAATAGCACATTTTTCGTCGCTCGTTGAACTCTATTAGAGTTCAGGTCCCTTTAAACCTTTAAATTGGTTTAAAATAATCCCCAaaaattgttgtttttacaCAGGAGTTTTGGTGAAAGAATTTAAATTCTTTCCTTAACCCGCAACCTCAGTCCTCACCCTCAGTCCTCAAAAACAAGGGttaacaaagatttttgttccttagaaatgggacacccctCAACTGCAGATACGTCCCCTGACTGTGCATAGCAAAAAAGCAGTCAACCATACTTAGCACTTAAGCGTTATGGTGATGGTCTGAGGCGGCTGAACTTCATACTTTACACTATaaacagagaaagaaatgataaaataaagaggaaacgtgtgagacatgggtcggagAGTCAAAATCATTGCTGTTAGCATTCAGTCTCCAGCCGACCGGGCAGCGAGCCGGGGAGTCTGCACTGTTACCTCTGAAGACCAGAGCTTGTTTCAAGTCTGCAGCAcagttttgtatttaaaaaacacattctatcaCATCGTGCTGTCGATCTGAAGCAAAGGTCATCGTTCATGCTGCTCAGCTCAGTGTTTCATTGAGTGATCGCGTCGCATACCACTATTGAGGAGCTACTTTGAAGACTGAGCTTGAGGACCGAGGTTGAGGACGAAGGAAGGGTCCAGTGACCCCTCAGTTGCTGTCTGTGTTTCAATGATTAGTTACAAACGAAATGGTTGCCATGTAATCTCGCTTGTCCGAGTCTCCTTGGTACTGATCCCAACACGCTCTTGGGTTCCCATCTCAGGTCCCCAAACCACTCCCTCCCAACATGGTGCACTGCTGGGGCCGCAACCTTGCTACTGGTGAGCCATAGAACCACTGCAGATGGACTGTGGGCTTCAAGTAAAGTGAGTAAGGTGAGCCCATTGCTAGCTGCTGAGATAGCTGT contains:
- the LOC128762395 gene encoding granzyme K-like, producing the protein MFSLAGAFLCCVFILNSKSSDGAHIIDGTEVKPHSLPYMVRLMIGDTYCGGTLIHPKWVLSAAHCAGDMKVILGAHSSQLWGEQGSRQYRGVSRQVIHPLYDDKRFSYDLMLLELDQPAQVTETVKPLALGDGEYPEDGVICLVAGWGDNENYKEPDALLSTQVKVIGRKTCNSADYYDGHPFISRDMICAGSAGDDNSDTCAGDSGGPLVCGGVQVGVTSHGRDCGFADSPGVYAHVSKEALDWIHDTIAD